A portion of the Amyelois transitella isolate CPQ chromosome 2, ilAmyTran1.1, whole genome shotgun sequence genome contains these proteins:
- the LOC132901757 gene encoding uncharacterized protein LOC132901757, with product MDYLLIYYLAKRRRRQQRQPISPYVSSRMLCGEFVTKFTLLREDERRFFKYFKMSTSTFDELFSKLEPYLKHSANTLKVRSVSIILPIERLAITARYLVSGHTFVDMHLAYHAGQSTIRKIVNDVCQIIWQRLKEECIPVFTRMRWEDIAEGFLSNTNFPNCLGAVDGKHIRIIRPPHSGSLYYNYKHYYSIVLLAMCNANYEFTYINVGIQGKESDSSVFTNSTLFQQMQDELLDIPPPKSLPVLQNNKPTNTAATTPVPYVIVGDEAFGLSTHLMRPYARAIAMDHRKKIFNYRLSRARRYIESTFGIMANKFRILHRPLNVSREHAICFIKAICIMHNFVRKRDGFGNISDVVITPRHIRDITNGFGLVQRNSYTIRDQFADYFATNGKVSWQDRCIY from the exons AGTTTACGCTATTAAGAGAAGATGAGAGgagattttttaagtattttaaaatgtcaacGTCTACAtttgatgaattattttcgAAACTTGAACCATATTTGAAACATAGTGCTAATACTCTAAAAGTAAGAAGTGTATCAATTATATTACCAATAGAGAGGTTGGCAATAACGGCaag GTACTTAGTAAGTGGACATACTTTCGTGGATATGCACTTGGCGTACCATGCGGGACAATCTACCATCCGAAAAATTGTTAATGATGTCTGTCAAATTATAtggcaaagactgaaagaagaATGTATACCAGTATTTACACGTATGCGATGGGAAGACATAGCAGAAGGCTTTTTAAGCAACACAAATTTTCCTAACTGTTTAGGTGCTGTAGATGGAAAACATATACGGATTATAAGACCACCTCACAGCGGATCACTTTACTACAATTACAAACATTACTATTCCATTGTCTTGCTTGCAATGTGTAACGCAAACTATGAATTCACCTACATAAATGTTGGAATACAAGGTAAAGAATCTGACTCTTCAGTTTTCACCAACAGCACTTTATTTCAACAGATGCAGGATGAGCTATTAGATATTCCTCCTCCAAAATCATTGCCAgtgctacaaaataataaaccaaCCAATACTGCAGCTACCACACCAGTGCCATACGTCATAGTTGGAGATGAAGCGTTTGGACTGTCTACACATCTTATGCGACCATATGCGCGGGCTATTGCAATGGATcatagaaagaaaatatttaattatagattGTCAAGAGCTAGACGTTACATTGAATCAACCTTTGGAATAATGGCCAATAAGTTTCGAATACTTCATCGTCCACTTAACGTTTCTAGAGAACATGCCATTTGTTTCATAAAAGCAATTTGTATAATGCATAATTTTGTACGAAAAAGAGACGGATTCGGTAATATCAGCGATGTTGTCATAACACCCCGCCATATCCGCGATATCACAAATGGATTTGGGCTAGTTCAAAGAAACTCGTATACAATACGAGATCAGTTCGCTGATTACTTTGCCACAAACGGTAAGGTATCGTGGCAAGATCGCtgtatttattga
- the LOC132901949 gene encoding uncharacterized protein LOC132901949 — translation MSDIDTERVILEVQCRPALWDLSNNLYKDRDARQAAWLEICKELYENYEDFSDTEKKSTEKKIQARWKTARDCYTKVKASNKKLKSGSGAKKGKGYSYYNIMTFLDSNKRVEGQESLENSQDDSSGHTSTLELSQHPIVDTSEVLIPETSTSGNENDTASRETQKQSKRKKASSPTPFEIQLLQSIQHKKDEENDEDLSFFKSIMPNIKKLSTYQKLLFRSKVLNLLIDIEKENVITLEDLSNIVLTNDTQAEH, via the exons ATGAGTGATATTGATACGGAACGTGTTATTTTAGAAGTGCAATGTCGCCCCGCTTTATGGGATCTGTCTAACAACTTGTATAAAGACAGGGATGCGCGTCAAGCTGCATGGCTCGAGATTTGTAAAGAATTATACGAAAATTATGAGGACTTCAGTGACACAGAAAAAAAGTCAACAG aaaaaaaaatacaagcgCGATGGAAAACCGCGAGAGATTGCTATACGAAAGTCAAAGCTAGTAACAAGAAACTTAAGTCTGGTTCTGGTgctaaaaaaggaaaagggtacagctattataatattatgactTTTCTGGACTCTAACAAAAGAGTAGAAGGACAAGAATCTTTGGAAAATTCTCAGGACGACTCTTCGGGTCATACAAGTACACTTGAATTGTCCCAACACCCAATAGTTGACACTAGTGAGGTGTTAATACCTGAGACCAGTACATCTGGAAATGAAAATGACACAGCAAGCAGAGAAACGCAAAAACAATCAAAGCGTAAAAAGGCGTCGTCGCCGACTCCTTttgaaatacaattattacaatccatacaacacaaaaaggacgaagaaaatgatgaagacttgtcattttttaaatctattatgccaaacataaaaaaattgtctacatatcaaaaattattgtttcgaTCAAAGgtattaaacttattaattgacattgaaaaagaaaatgttattacaTTGGAGGATTTATCGAACATCGTACTGACAAATGACACTCAAGCAGAACATTAA
- the LOC106143592 gene encoding adenosine deaminase 2-like, which translates to MQSVIASLLFLFIAKVSARSISNDHTLFDSNFKAKLIAEESRNYVGGNLVLNEDEQKVNDILMKYKLEEIDDSFHNPQYFNFSKHYFTYKNDIDKSSVYQIIKKMPKGAALHIHSSLMLHSDDMLLLTYEDHLYACYTGDKLDLQFSENTPARPCPIKWTLLSELRNASDNVQRFDDELRKFFTLYSKDENVYNADIDYSWQRFNTVYRVIKSVISYRPAREKFIYMTLKRFYDDNVMYVEIRSGLHNLYELDGTIHDKIYLAELYQQVTEKFIMEHPDFLGIKFILTNGRSVDIKKIQETLLFARKFKNDMPEIFAGFDLVGQEDKGKRLSEFMPALVEAKGNINYYFHAGETNWLGTTTDENLFDAIALGTKRIGHGYALIKHPSLLAHVLNNDIALEVNVISNVVLSLVHDVRNHPLATYLALGVPVVISSDDPGAWDSDPLSHDFYVTFVGVASRNADLRLLKQLALNSIKYSSLDTARKVRLYEIFEKRWKIFLSNVIEKCG; encoded by the coding sequence ATGCAAAGTGTTATCGcttctttattgtttttgtttattgctaAAGTCAGTGCACGGTCGATATCCAACGATCATACACTTTTCGATAGTAACTTCAAAGCGAAACTAATCGCGGAAGAATCACGAAACTATGTTGGAGGCAACCTAGTATTAAATGAAGACGAACAGAAAGTAAACGATATTTTAATGAAGTACAAGTTAGAAGAAATTGACGATTCGTTCCACAATCCccagtattttaatttctctaaacattattttacgtATAAAAATGATATCGATAAATCTTCAGTGtatcaaattattaagaaGATGCCCAAAGGAGCGGCGTTACATATACACAGCTCATTGATGCTCCACTCTGATGACATGCTGCTGCTGACGTATGAAGACCATTTGTACGCTTGTTATACTGGTGACAAATTAGATCTGCAATTCTCCGAGAACACCCCTGCGCGACCTTGTCCAATTAAATGGACTCTTCTCAGTGAACTTCGCAATGCATCGGATAATGTTCAACGTTTTGATGATGAATTAAGAAAATTCTTTACGCTTTACTCTAAAGACGAAAACGTTTATAACGCGGATATTGATTATTCATGGCAACGATTTAATACTGTGTATAGAGTCATAAAATCTGTAATATCGTATAGACCTGCgcgtgaaaaatttatttacatgactTTAAAGAGATTCTATGACGATAATGTTATGTATGTGGAAATAAGAAGTGGATTGCATAATTTGTATGAACTGGATGGAACGATACATGACAAGATATATTTGGCGGAATTATACCAACAAGTCACAGAGAAATTTATAATGGAACACCCAGATTTTCTTggtattaagtttattttaacaaacgGCCGGTCagttgatattaaaaaaattcaagaaacATTACTATTCGCTCGCAAATTTAAAAACGATATGCCGGAGATATTTGCTGGCTTCGATTTAGTTGGACAAGAAGATAAGGGGAAAAGATTATCGGAATTTATGCCAGCTTTAGTTGAAGCAAAAGGCAAcataaattactattttcatGCTGGAGAAACTAATTGGCTCGGAACAACAActgatgaaaatttatttgacgctATTGCCTTAGGAaccaaaagaataggacatgGGTATGCGTTGATTAAACACCCCTCTTTGTTAGCTCATGTTCTAAATAATGATATAGCGTTGGAAGTGAATGTGATATCAAACGTCGTGCTATCATTAGTTCATGATGTAAGAAACCATCCTTTAGCTACATACCTAGCTCTCGGTGTACCTGTTGTGATATCTAGTGACGACCCTGGGGCTTGGGACTCAGATCCCTTATCTCATGATTTTTACGTGACTTTTGTTGGAGTAGCAAGCAGAAATGCTGACCTACGACTACTTAAACAATTAGCTctaaattctataaaatatagttcatTAGATACAGCcagaaaagttcgtttatatgaaatttttgaaaagcgttggaaaatatttttatcaaacgtTATTGAAAAGTGTGGATAA